Within the Coriobacteriia bacterium genome, the region GCGCAGTTTTGCCGACCTCGGCATACTGGAGTATAGGCAATAAAAGTGATATGCCGATTCCCTCAAGTGCAGCAAAAACAACTGCAAAGCCAACCAAACCTGCAATTTCTGACTTTTTGACTTCTACAAATTTGAACAAACGAACAATCGCATTAATTCGCAGATATTCTTTTAGAAATTCAATTGTTTTTTTCACAATGCACTTTCATCTAGAAATATTAGCATTCATCATACAAGATATCGTACTAATTTTAGCATATAGCGAATATCAGCAACCTCGAAGTATTTCTGCACTTCAGAAGCACAAATAGACCGACCTATTAAGCAATCTTGTAGTTGCTCTATTTAAAAAAACCTGCTATCTCTTGAGTATATTTTTCAACCATCTCCGGAATGGAGTAGGTTTCTTTGACATAATTGTAGAGACGGCAAGCATAGCCGTCTCGTAGCTCATCATCGTCCATTAGCTTACGAACATCTGCAACTAGTTCCTCAAAATTCATATTTGCAACAAGCGCCGTGTTTTGCAGTGTAAACATGTGATTATCAGGATCACGACCCTCTGACACCACAGCGCACCCTCCGATGCCCGCTTGCAAGACAGTTATCGCAGGACCAGAGTCAATCTCACTCGTATACACAGACAATATCAAATTCTTCCAAAAGTGCCTTCTTGACCAAATACCTATCGCGGAAAGCCAGCCTCCGCATGTGTGCCTTCACTCGAAAAATCAACCCTTGAATTGCATCAGCTGGCTCTTCAGTTTCTGTGGGAATAATGGAGCAATAATCGTCGCACTTTTTTACGTTTTCATCCTTTACATATTCTGTTTTTTGTATTTTGTTTTTAACGAAATCTTTCATAATCAATACGATTCTATAAAGAATGTATTTCGCCCGGTAATAGCTCAGATTTAGTGAAATCCGAATCACACGCTGATGCGATTCGGAAGAAAATTTATGCCCTGCCCTCACAAGCTTGACCTTGAAGGGAGCATTGTTTAAATATGCCGGGAGTTTATTACCCTTTCCAAAAAACACAATACTTCCGCCCCCGCTTCGGTGAGCGTAATCGCTTCCTTATATTCCCGAAGTCTTGCGGAAAAATCTCCTTCAGAAAGAAACATTACTTTAAGACACGTTAAAGGACTCTCAGAAGCGCCGATTTCAGATTGTAATTTTACACCGATGTCCTTCTGGATACATATTTTTTATTCCGGTTTGCGCGAGGCGATATCTGCAAGCATGGAATCCCAGCCGGGTGGAGTCCAACCTGTTTCTTTTTGAAATCGTTCTGAATTGAGCGTTTTATCGACCACGAGGTCTTCGTTCGGCGTGATATCGACATTCCATCCGCACTGCTTTGCAAGTGAATTCAGCAAGGTATATTTATCGATCGGTGCGACAGAGACATGATAAAGCCCCGAGAGACCGGGCCTCTCAAACACCACATCGCGCATAACCTCGGTCAGCGCCGTGGTCGTCAATCCGCTGAATATCGCTTTCGTGTATCCCTTGAGCTTTTCATGACGGTGCGCAGCAAACCACCCGATGAGACTTGTTTGCGGACCGAGTTGCCAACCGATGATCGACGTACGCATCGTCAGCGTATTGGGCATGTCAACGACTTCACCGAGCATCTTCGATCTACCATATAAGTCATAGGCATCAGGCGTGTCGGATTCACGATACCCGCCTTCCGGACAGGTGCGGCCTGAAAAGACGCAATCGGTGCTCACATGGATCATCCGTGCCCCGGCATCGGCACACGCCTGGCTCAAGACATGCGGACAAAGGCTGTTCACCGTTATGGAGGGAATCGCAGCTTTGGCATCGTCTTTTTGCTTGACGATACCGATTGCATTGATAACCACATCGGGTTTTACCTTTGAAAGAATACCGTGTATCAATTCAGGATGCATCGCATCGAGACCCGAAATAATTTTCCCCGGCTCAACTGCGAGCGCAGGCAATTTATTCACATCACGACAAGCACCCCATACATCGAAGTCGGGCGCAAGCACACGAATAGCCTCATGCCCGAGCATTCCACCGGCTCCGAGGACTAAAACGCGCATTTAAACCATCCCCAGCACGATTCGAGCAACGGTATCGGAAACGTTTTTCGCAAGGTATTCGGCAGGTGGCGTCCAGTTGCCCGCATTACGAACGGCAATATCAACTGCAGGCAAAATACGCTCGGCTTTAACTCCCGCCAAAATATTACTTCCGCATTCGATGGTCTCGGGGCGCTCAGTGACATCACGCATGGTTACCGTGGGAACCCCGAAAATACAGCATTCCTCTTGGACGGTGCCTGAATCGCTCAGCACGCAAAATGCTTCTTTCTCCAGATGAACGAAATCGAAAAGGCCCATCGGTGGGACAAAATTAACCAGCCCCGCCTCGATACCATACTCTTCCATTTTATTTTTTGTCCGAGGATGGAGCGATGCCAACACCGGCATATCGTATTTCTCCCCTACCGCGTTGAGCGCATCTATAAGAGATGCGAGCCGTGCCGGATCATCGGTCATTTCAGCGCGATGCGCTGTGACGAGAAAGTATTTTTTTGAATCCACACCGAATTCGGCGAAAGGCTCCGAGGAATCAATCTGCGGAGCATAAAAATCGAGAACTTCTTTTATCGGATTGCCCGTGACGAAAACACGCCGGCGCTCGATCCCCTCGCGCACCAAATTCTCGGCACTCCGATAGGTGTACGGCATCAGGACACTCGATGAATGATCAATGACACGACGATTGACCTCTTCGGGTACACAATCATCGAAACAGCGATTTCCCGCTTCCATGTGGCACACTCGAATTCCCATGCGTTTTGCGACGAATGCACAGATTCCCGTGTTTGTATCGCCGAGAATCAAGACCGTGTCGGGCTTCTCTTTTGTGAAAAGCTCCTCAGCCGCCACAAGCATCTGACCGATTTGAGCGGCAAAAGAATCCGCGCGAATCCCCATGAACACATCGGGCTCGCGCACACCCATTTCTCGAAAAAAGAGACCGTTGAGCCGATCGTCATAGTTTTGCCCGGTATGCACGAGAATATGATTCTCGCCGAGCAGGTCGTCGAGCACCGCTATGACACGAGACAGGCGAATGATTTCAGGACGCGTACCGAGAATGGTGATTACTTTTGTCATTTATGACTCCAAGTAACGCTGGCCGATAACATCGGGAATTTTTTCGGTCAGGAATTTCGACAACTCCTCAGGAGTCATGAGCGCATTGTCCGAGCTGTAGGCTCCGACAAGCGCCGGCTCAGTTACCGGCTCACCGAGCTCGGGAATCATGGGGCGCAACGCATAGTAGCCTTCATGGCCGAAGACGGTACGCTGTGCCTCTTCATCGGAAAGGAGCGCCTCATGGATTTTTTCGCCGGGGCGAATTCCCGTAACGACCTTCTCCACGCCGCTATCGGCGATGAGAAAATCTGCAAGGTCGGTCATCAAGGCGCTGGGACAGCGCGGAACATATGTCTCGCCTGGTTTTGCCGCGCGGACTGCGGCAAATATCGTGTCGACTGCATCTTCAAGCGTCAACAAAAAGCGTGTCATGTCCGTGGTGGTGATGGTGACCGGACCGCCAGCGGCGATTTGGTCG harbors:
- a CDS encoding SDR family oxidoreductase encodes the protein MRVLVLGAGGMLGHEAIRVLAPDFDVWGACRDVNKLPALAVEPGKIISGLDAMHPELIHGILSKVKPDVVINAIGIVKQKDDAKAAIPSITVNSLCPHVLSQACADAGARMIHVSTDCVFSGRTCPEGGYRESDTPDAYDLYGRSKMLGEVVDMPNTLTMRTSIIGWQLGPQTSLIGWFAAHRHEKLKGYTKAIFSGLTTTALTEVMRDVVFERPGLSGLYHVSVAPIDKYTLLNSLAKQCGWNVDITPNEDLVVDKTLNSERFQKETGWTPPGWDSMLADIASRKPE
- the wecB gene encoding UDP-N-acetylglucosamine 2-epimerase (non-hydrolyzing), with amino-acid sequence MTKVITILGTRPEIIRLSRVIAVLDDLLGENHILVHTGQNYDDRLNGLFFREMGVREPDVFMGIRADSFAAQIGQMLVAAEELFTKEKPDTVLILGDTNTGICAFVAKRMGIRVCHMEAGNRCFDDCVPEEVNRRVIDHSSSVLMPYTYRSAENLVREGIERRRVFVTGNPIKEVLDFYAPQIDSSEPFAEFGVDSKKYFLVTAHRAEMTDDPARLASLIDALNAVGEKYDMPVLASLHPRTKNKMEEYGIEAGLVNFVPPMGLFDFVHLEKEAFCVLSDSGTVQEECCIFGVPTVTMRDVTERPETIECGSNILAGVKAERILPAVDIAVRNAGNWTPPAEYLAKNVSDTVARIVLGMV